One part of the Streptomyces nigra genome encodes these proteins:
- a CDS encoding class I SAM-dependent methyltransferase, which yields MTETHALEAAEFWEARYRDGGPVWSGRPNALLVRETEELPPGTALDLGCGEGGDAVWLASRGWRVTGVDISRTALERAAGHAAEAGVADRTSWERHVLGETFPSGTYDLVNAQFLQSPVPLDQQTVLRRAADAVAPGGTLLIVLHAGWPSWQTEPPFPAEFPTLAEVPEQLALPEAEWTVVVQETVRSPHTSPDGVQGHRDNHVWHFRRR from the coding sequence GTGACCGAGACCCATGCCCTGGAGGCCGCCGAGTTCTGGGAGGCCCGCTACCGCGACGGCGGCCCCGTGTGGAGCGGCCGGCCCAACGCGCTCCTCGTCCGGGAGACCGAGGAGCTGCCCCCGGGCACCGCGCTCGACCTCGGCTGCGGGGAGGGCGGCGACGCGGTGTGGCTCGCCTCGCGCGGCTGGCGGGTGACCGGCGTCGACATCTCCCGGACCGCTCTGGAGCGGGCCGCCGGGCACGCCGCCGAGGCCGGGGTGGCCGACCGCACGTCCTGGGAGCGGCACGTCCTCGGGGAGACGTTCCCGAGTGGCACGTACGACCTGGTCAACGCGCAGTTCCTGCAGTCGCCGGTGCCGCTCGACCAGCAGACGGTCCTGCGGCGGGCCGCCGACGCCGTCGCGCCCGGCGGCACCCTGCTGATCGTCCTGCACGCGGGCTGGCCGTCCTGGCAGACCGAGCCGCCCTTCCCGGCGGAGTTCCCGACCCTGGCGGAGGTCCCGGAGCAACTGGCCCTGCCCGAGGCGGAGTGGACCGTGGTCGTCCAGGAGACCGTGCGCAGCCCGCACACGTCCCCCGACGGCGTCCAGGGCCACCGGGACAACCACGTGTGGCACTTCCGCCGCCGCTGA
- a CDS encoding glycerol-3-phosphate dehydrogenase/oxidase — MSTATPPPGGASLSAARRARELTATVGGPAVDVLVVGLGATGAGAALDAASRGLTVAAIDAHDLAFGTSRFSSKLIHGGLRYLASAQFDVAHESAVERGVLMERTAPHLVRAQPFVLPLTPLVSRAQSALAWAGFRAGDTLRLAARTARATLPAPRRLSAVETRHLAPALRTQGLRGGLLSWDGRLTDDARLVTAVARTAAAHGARVLTRVRALELGASGARVRDELTGEEGEIRARVVVNATGVWADGLVEGIRIRPSRGTHLVLRSDRLGPLPAGLHVPVPGETNRFVLVLPQGDGRVYVGLTDEPVEGPVPDVPDVPETDIGFLLDVLGSVLDVPVGREDVVGAFAGLRPLLDTTAEVGSAAGRTADVSRRHAVLTSSEGVITIVGGKLTTYRRMAEDAVDAAVATGRVSAGPSPTASLPLVGAASPTALATVQAPHRLVQRYGTEAAAVHALGATDPRLNEPVLTGHPVTAAELLWAVRHEGALDASDLLDRRTRIGLIPADRTAAMEAVREALGEETPTGA, encoded by the coding sequence ATGAGCACCGCCACTCCCCCGCCCGGCGGGGCGTCGCTGTCCGCCGCCCGGCGCGCACGCGAACTCACCGCGACCGTCGGCGGTCCGGCCGTCGACGTCCTGGTCGTCGGGCTCGGCGCGACCGGCGCGGGCGCCGCCCTGGACGCCGCGTCCCGCGGTCTGACGGTCGCCGCGATCGACGCGCACGACCTGGCCTTCGGCACCTCGCGCTTCAGCAGCAAGCTCATCCACGGCGGGCTCCGCTACCTCGCCTCCGCGCAGTTCGACGTGGCCCACGAGAGCGCCGTCGAGCGCGGTGTGCTGATGGAGCGCACGGCACCGCACCTGGTGCGGGCCCAGCCCTTCGTCCTCCCCCTGACCCCGCTGGTCTCCCGCGCCCAGTCCGCGCTGGCCTGGGCCGGCTTCCGGGCCGGCGACACCCTGCGCCTCGCGGCGCGCACCGCCCGCGCCACGCTGCCCGCGCCGCGCCGCCTGTCCGCAGTGGAGACCCGGCACCTCGCGCCCGCCCTGCGCACCCAGGGCCTGCGCGGCGGACTGCTGTCCTGGGACGGCCGCCTCACCGACGACGCCCGGCTGGTCACCGCCGTGGCCCGGACCGCCGCCGCGCACGGCGCCCGTGTGCTGACCCGCGTACGGGCCCTGGAGCTCGGCGCGTCCGGCGCCCGCGTCCGCGACGAACTGACCGGCGAGGAGGGCGAGATCAGGGCCCGTGTCGTCGTCAACGCCACCGGCGTCTGGGCGGACGGCCTCGTCGAGGGCATCCGCATCCGCCCGTCACGCGGCACGCATCTCGTGCTGCGCTCCGACCGGCTCGGCCCGCTGCCCGCGGGGCTGCACGTGCCCGTGCCCGGCGAGACCAACCGCTTCGTGCTGGTGCTGCCGCAGGGTGACGGCCGGGTGTACGTCGGCCTCACCGACGAGCCCGTGGAGGGCCCCGTGCCCGACGTCCCCGACGTCCCGGAGACCGACATCGGCTTCCTGCTCGACGTGCTCGGCTCCGTCCTGGACGTCCCGGTCGGACGGGAGGACGTCGTCGGCGCGTTCGCCGGGCTGCGGCCCCTGCTGGACACCACCGCCGAGGTCGGCTCGGCGGCCGGCCGCACCGCCGACGTCTCCCGCAGGCACGCGGTCCTCACGTCGTCCGAGGGCGTGATCACCATCGTCGGCGGCAAGCTCACCACCTACCGCCGGATGGCCGAGGACGCCGTCGACGCCGCCGTGGCCACCGGCCGGGTGAGCGCCGGCCCCTCCCCCACGGCCTCGCTCCCCCTGGTCGGCGCCGCGTCGCCCACCGCCCTCGCGACCGTCCAGGCCCCGCACCGCCTCGTCCAGCGCTACGGCACCGAGGCGGCGGCCGTCCACGCGCTCGGCGCCACCGACCCCCGTCTCAACGAGCCGGTACTCACCGGGCACCCCGTCACCGCCGCCGAACTCCTGTGGGCGGTCCGCCACGAGGGCGCCCTCGACGCGTCCGACCTCCTCGACCGCCGCACCCGCATCGGCCTGATCCCGGCGGACCGCACGGCCGCGATGGAGGCGGTGCGCGAGGCGCTGGGAGAGGAGACGCCGACGGGCGCATAG
- a CDS encoding TetR/AcrR family transcriptional regulator: MTPIRHNHSDGGAVLDAVRDCVLAVGVRRTTMTDVARRAGVSRMTLYRRWPDVRSLVGDLMTREWVAAATGAMPERRPGTLTRDLIADGLVAGVAAFRAHPLFHKIVDVDPELLLPYVLDRRGASQEALLALLADVLREGHADGSVRQGHVERQARALLLIVQSFALSLRTMTDADDTELNGDAFLAELRGILERTLTP; this comes from the coding sequence ATGACGCCTATTCGTCACAACCACTCGGACGGCGGCGCGGTGCTCGACGCGGTACGCGACTGCGTCCTCGCCGTCGGAGTCCGCCGTACGACGATGACCGACGTGGCCCGCCGCGCCGGGGTCTCCCGGATGACGCTGTACCGGCGGTGGCCCGATGTGCGCTCCCTGGTCGGGGACCTGATGACCCGCGAGTGGGTCGCGGCCGCCACCGGCGCCATGCCCGAGCGGCGGCCCGGGACGCTCACCCGCGACCTGATCGCCGACGGACTGGTCGCCGGGGTGGCCGCCTTCCGCGCGCACCCGCTCTTCCACAAGATCGTCGACGTCGATCCGGAACTGCTCCTGCCGTACGTCCTCGACCGGCGCGGCGCGAGCCAGGAGGCGCTGCTCGCCCTGCTCGCGGACGTGCTGCGCGAGGGCCACGCCGACGGGTCGGTGCGCCAGGGGCACGTCGAACGGCAGGCGCGGGCCCTGCTGCTGATCGTGCAGTCCTTCGCCCTGTCCCTGCGGACCATGACCGACGCGGACGACACCGAGCTGAACGGCGACGCCTTCCTCGCGGAGCTGCGCGGCATCCTCGAGAGGACCCTGACGCCATGA
- a CDS encoding FAD-binding oxidoreductase has protein sequence MDMLWSGWGDPAKAAPLPETVTGLLRDLLGVRPRTAAPVALADIAVPEPGLEPAALQDLVAAAGGQEHVRTDAETRVRHTRGKSTPDLLRIRDGEVGADLPAAVVLPADHDEVVAVLRACAGHGLPVVPFGGGTSVVGGLAPAGRRPFVALDLRRMDRMLALDPVSRTATLQPGLRAPQAEALLAEHGFTLGHFPQSYEWASIGGFAATRSSGQASAGYGRFDEMVLGLTVATPEGTLDTGRAPRSAAGPDLRQLLLGSEGAFGVITSVTVRIRPVPQTRVYEGWRFASFEEGATALRRLAQDGPRPTVLRLSDETETLVGLAQPDAIGGGLPTDAGCLAITGYEGTEEDTAHRREQAAAVLHACGGTPLGEEPGRRWAHGRYSAPYLRDSLLDAGAFAETLETATFWSGVPGLHAAVRDALTGTLTEAGTPPLVMCHISHVYENGASLYFTVVSAQGEDPLKHWERAKRAANDAIIEAGGTITHHHGVGTDHRDWYVREAGVLGVEALRAVKGRLDPSGLLNPGVLLPLD, from the coding sequence ATGGACATGCTGTGGAGTGGCTGGGGCGACCCCGCCAAGGCGGCACCGCTGCCCGAGACCGTGACCGGGCTGCTGCGCGACCTGCTCGGCGTCAGGCCGCGCACCGCCGCGCCGGTCGCCCTCGCGGACATCGCCGTACCCGAGCCGGGGCTCGAACCCGCCGCCCTCCAGGACCTGGTGGCCGCGGCCGGCGGCCAGGAGCACGTCCGCACCGACGCCGAGACCCGTGTCCGGCACACCCGGGGCAAGTCCACCCCCGACCTGCTGCGCATCCGCGACGGCGAGGTCGGCGCCGACCTCCCCGCCGCCGTCGTCCTGCCCGCCGATCACGACGAGGTCGTCGCGGTCCTGCGGGCCTGCGCCGGACACGGCCTGCCCGTCGTCCCGTTCGGCGGCGGCACCTCCGTCGTCGGGGGCCTCGCGCCCGCCGGGCGCCGCCCCTTCGTCGCCCTGGACCTGCGCCGGATGGACCGGATGCTCGCCCTCGACCCGGTCTCCCGCACCGCCACCCTGCAGCCGGGCCTGCGCGCCCCGCAGGCCGAGGCGCTGCTCGCCGAACACGGCTTCACCCTGGGGCACTTCCCCCAGTCCTACGAGTGGGCCAGCATCGGCGGTTTCGCCGCCACCCGCTCCAGCGGCCAGGCCTCCGCCGGCTACGGCCGTTTCGACGAGATGGTCCTCGGCCTCACCGTCGCCACCCCCGAGGGCACCCTCGACACCGGCCGCGCCCCCCGCTCGGCGGCCGGCCCCGACCTGCGCCAGCTTCTGCTCGGTTCGGAGGGCGCGTTCGGCGTCATCACCTCCGTGACCGTACGGATCAGGCCCGTCCCGCAGACCCGCGTCTACGAGGGCTGGCGGTTCGCCTCCTTCGAGGAGGGCGCCACCGCGCTGCGCCGCCTCGCCCAGGACGGCCCGCGCCCGACCGTGCTGCGCCTGTCCGACGAGACCGAGACCCTGGTCGGCCTCGCCCAGCCCGACGCGATCGGCGGCGGCCTCCCGACGGACGCGGGCTGCCTCGCGATCACCGGCTACGAGGGTACCGAGGAGGACACCGCCCACCGGCGCGAGCAGGCCGCGGCCGTACTGCACGCCTGCGGCGGCACCCCGCTCGGCGAGGAACCGGGCCGGCGCTGGGCGCACGGCCGCTATTCCGCCCCCTATCTGCGGGACTCCCTGCTGGACGCCGGGGCGTTCGCCGAGACCCTGGAGACGGCCACCTTCTGGTCGGGAGTCCCCGGCCTCCACGCCGCCGTCCGCGACGCCCTCACCGGCACGCTCACCGAGGCCGGCACCCCGCCCCTGGTCATGTGCCACATCTCGCACGTCTACGAGAACGGCGCGTCCCTGTACTTCACCGTCGTCTCGGCGCAGGGCGAGGACCCCCTGAAGCACTGGGAGCGGGCCAAGCGCGCCGCCAACGACGCGATCATCGAGGCCGGCGGCACCATCACCCACCACCACGGCGTCGGCACGGACCACCGCGACTGGTACGTCCGCGAGGCCGGGGTGCTCGGCGTCGAGGCGCTGCGTGCCGTCAAGGGCCGCCTCGACCCGTCCGGCCTGCTCAACCCGGGTGTCCTGCTGCCCCTCGACTGA
- a CDS encoding YegS/Rv2252/BmrU family lipid kinase, whose product MRQFTAIVNPTAGGSAAAAALLDVARPLREAGADLETLYSRSLAHAQELARDAGERGRVVLAVGGDGMAGGVGGALSGSDALLGLVPAGRGNDFARALELPTDPAALARVLLDAEPRPVDTIEVESAVHPRTVVLGSVYAGVDALANRHANNATLLRGAASYYAGGLRAVTTWRPARYRVTVDGREHLHVGYTVVAANSGYYGSGRRIAPDARVDDGLLDVVMIRQAPRRLFFALMNELKDGTHVNRPQVEILRGKEIRIVADRDVPYGADGEVDATLPVTVRVLPGALRVLC is encoded by the coding sequence ATGCGACAGTTCACCGCCATCGTCAACCCCACGGCGGGCGGGTCCGCCGCGGCTGCCGCGCTGCTGGACGTGGCCCGGCCGCTGCGGGAGGCCGGGGCCGATCTGGAGACCCTGTACAGCCGCAGCCTGGCGCACGCCCAGGAACTGGCCCGGGACGCCGGGGAGCGCGGACGCGTGGTGCTCGCCGTGGGCGGCGACGGCATGGCCGGTGGTGTCGGCGGGGCCCTCAGCGGCTCCGACGCCCTGCTCGGGCTCGTCCCCGCCGGCCGCGGCAACGACTTCGCCCGTGCCCTCGAACTGCCCACCGACCCGGCGGCGCTCGCCCGGGTGCTGCTCGACGCCGAGCCCCGCCCGGTCGACACCATCGAGGTCGAGTCGGCCGTCCACCCGCGCACGGTCGTCCTCGGCAGCGTGTACGCCGGTGTCGACGCCCTCGCCAACCGGCACGCCAACAACGCCACCCTGCTGCGCGGCGCCGCCTCCTACTACGCGGGCGGCCTGCGCGCCGTCACGACCTGGCGCCCCGCCCGCTACCGCGTCACCGTCGACGGCCGCGAGCACCTGCACGTCGGCTACACGGTCGTGGCCGCCAACTCCGGCTACTACGGCTCCGGCCGCCGCATAGCGCCGGACGCGCGCGTCGACGACGGACTGCTCGACGTCGTGATGATCCGCCAGGCGCCGCGCCGGCTCTTCTTCGCCCTGATGAACGAGCTCAAGGACGGCACGCATGTGAACCGCCCGCAGGTGGAGATCCTGCGGGGCAAGGAGATACGGATCGTGGCCGACCGGGACGTGCCCTACGGCGCGGACGGCGAGGTGGACGCCACGCTCCCCGTCACCGTCCGGGTCCTGCCGGGCGCCCTGCGCGTCCTCTGCTGA
- a CDS encoding helix-turn-helix transcriptional regulator, translating into MDVVPEPHTGWTFLTNHARVLATIADNPDVRIRHIAAHCRLTERAVQKIISELERDGYLSHKREGRTNTYRVEPGKLLRHPAEAGLPVAALIGLLVQDQEQRDTASEQLRATRSPQRVEGG; encoded by the coding sequence ATGGATGTAGTCCCTGAGCCGCACACCGGGTGGACCTTTCTCACCAACCACGCACGCGTGCTGGCCACGATCGCCGACAATCCGGATGTCCGCATCCGGCATATCGCGGCGCACTGCCGGCTCACCGAACGCGCCGTCCAGAAGATCATCTCGGAGCTGGAGAGGGACGGCTATCTGTCCCACAAGCGGGAGGGGCGCACCAACACCTACCGCGTCGAGCCGGGGAAGCTGCTGCGGCATCCGGCGGAGGCGGGGCTGCCGGTGGCGGCGCTGATCGGTCTGCTCGTGCAGGACCAGGAGCAGCGCGACACCGCCTCCGAGCAGCTGCGCGCGACGCGTTCGCCGCAGCGCGTCGAAGGCGGCTGA
- a CDS encoding STAS domain-containing protein has protein sequence MPEFASVHLSAAGDATDAGAMGAPLVDPPLPLVAALCPEGDRTRVVVRGELDLDAGDRFGRILRDALHRSVRGVDLDLRGVTFCDCAALNILLAERRRALADGKTVALQGSSATVDRLLLLTGTRDLFTGPAPDGADATGRTPDGEAADATGHDLRTELAQLRQAMRTRPTEDLARGILMAYYGLGPRDAWAVLVTAAERGGTEPHLLAGELVEAAQGGTPLPAGLRAELSSAIGRVQVTDG, from the coding sequence ATGCCCGAGTTCGCGTCGGTACACCTTTCTGCCGCAGGCGACGCCACGGACGCCGGAGCGATGGGCGCGCCGCTGGTGGACCCGCCGCTACCGCTGGTCGCGGCCCTGTGTCCCGAGGGCGATCGCACCAGGGTGGTCGTCCGCGGCGAGCTGGACCTCGACGCCGGGGACCGGTTCGGACGCATCCTGCGGGACGCCCTGCATCGCTCGGTGCGCGGCGTCGACCTCGATCTGCGCGGCGTCACGTTCTGCGACTGCGCCGCCCTGAACATCCTCCTCGCGGAACGCCGGCGGGCCCTGGCCGACGGCAAGACCGTGGCGCTGCAGGGCAGCAGCGCCACGGTCGACCGCCTGCTTCTGCTGACCGGCACCCGGGACCTGTTCACCGGACCGGCCCCGGACGGCGCCGACGCGACGGGACGCACACCGGACGGGGAGGCGGCGGACGCGACCGGCCACGACCTGCGGACCGAACTCGCCCAACTGCGCCAGGCCATGCGCACCCGGCCCACCGAGGACCTCGCCCGCGGCATCCTCATGGCCTACTACGGCCTGGGCCCCCGGGACGCCTGGGCGGTGCTCGTCACGGCCGCCGAGCGCGGCGGCACCGAGCCGCATCTGCTCGCCGGGGAACTCGTCGAGGCCGCCCAGGGCGGCACGCCGCTGCCCGCAGGGCTCCGGGCGGAACTGTCCTCGGCCATCGGGCGCGTCCAGGTGACCGACGGCTGA
- a CDS encoding flavodoxin family protein, giving the protein MPTLLIVHHTPSPNCQALLEAVVSGATAPEIEGVDVVRRPALSATASDVLAADAYVLGTPANLGYISGALKHFFDQIYYPCLDATRGRSFGHYVHGGSDVTGALRAVDTITTGLGWQRSARPVTVTGEPGKDDIQACWELGATLAAGLMP; this is encoded by the coding sequence GTGCCCACCTTGCTGATCGTCCATCACACCCCGTCGCCCAACTGCCAGGCCCTGCTGGAGGCGGTCGTCTCCGGTGCGACCGCGCCCGAGATCGAGGGCGTCGACGTCGTCCGCCGCCCGGCACTGTCCGCCACCGCCTCCGACGTCCTCGCCGCGGACGCCTACGTGCTGGGCACACCGGCCAACCTCGGGTACATCTCCGGCGCCCTGAAGCATTTCTTCGACCAGATCTACTACCCCTGCCTCGACGCCACCCGCGGCCGCTCCTTCGGGCACTATGTGCACGGCGGCAGCGACGTCACCGGCGCCCTGCGGGCCGTCGACACCATCACGACCGGTCTCGGCTGGCAGCGGTCCGCCCGTCCGGTGACCGTGACGGGCGAGCCCGGCAAGGACGACATCCAGGCGTGCTGGGAGCTGGGCGCCACGCTCGCCGCGGGCCTCATGCCTTGA
- a CDS encoding DUF1996 domain-containing protein, with amino-acid sequence MLGGGGLVAANVVASATEEGGTDSAQTLSTPAGTIDCPDVGTKLTDVPEGAKEDVAKELALLDQQIADAYQRLMNAGQAIEQDKAFAENSIMTPLKEKRAATIERIAIAVDRQGDRPEGLDALAACTLRAPESSAPAGQPSDGGQQSGDGQGDAGQGGDGQNGDNGQDGNGGQAGNGPVAADYVDIKSVQPNVSEPAVRKGGSSGSFATSCGVNENGLFNSDNVIVAPGVSNGAHHFHDYIGNQSNTAFASDEDLANADTSCVDKSDKSTYYWPVLRLQNGKQEQDANKPGGGIEGNAGEIVQPKEVTLNFVGNPQSKVTEMPRLLRIITGDAKAFVNGPANANASWSCTGFEDRQLKDKYPLCPQGSDVVRSFKFQSCWDGQNIDSANHRAHVAFAAADGSCGNGFKAIPQLVQRIVYDVDAPSLQDGGRTTPLFAVDSFPEQLHKPVTDHGDFINVFDEKLMSEMVDCINEGRTCGVGAGDGGGDPGQEEPTEAPTTPPADNGGNGGGNGDGGGQGDDETQPPATEEPATEAPTTPPADNGGDDGKGDDGQDNGGQDNGGGQNDGGGKNDDGGNGGAGAGQPQDDEPTVSSTVAPKSSGEPDAGNDEGGDEADAIGTPAQTQPPTSDTDSLTGGARAQAVGGDLAETGTSLWPAAGGAVLLIAGFVVLMRTRRHAR; translated from the coding sequence ATGTTGGGTGGTGGCGGCCTCGTCGCGGCCAACGTCGTTGCCTCGGCCACCGAGGAGGGCGGAACGGACTCCGCCCAGACGCTGTCCACCCCGGCCGGCACGATCGACTGCCCCGACGTCGGCACCAAGCTGACCGATGTGCCGGAGGGTGCGAAGGAGGACGTCGCCAAGGAACTCGCCCTCCTCGACCAGCAGATCGCCGACGCCTACCAGCGACTGATGAACGCCGGACAGGCCATCGAGCAGGACAAGGCCTTCGCCGAGAACTCGATCATGACGCCGCTGAAGGAGAAGCGCGCGGCGACGATCGAGCGGATCGCCATCGCCGTGGACCGCCAGGGCGACCGGCCCGAGGGCCTGGACGCCCTCGCCGCCTGCACCCTGCGCGCCCCGGAGAGCAGCGCGCCCGCCGGGCAGCCGAGCGACGGCGGCCAGCAGAGCGGCGACGGCCAGGGCGACGCCGGACAGGGCGGCGACGGCCAGAACGGCGACAACGGCCAGGACGGGAACGGCGGTCAGGCCGGCAACGGCCCCGTCGCCGCCGACTACGTGGACATCAAGTCCGTCCAGCCCAACGTCTCCGAGCCGGCCGTGCGCAAGGGCGGCTCCAGCGGCTCCTTCGCCACCAGCTGCGGTGTGAACGAGAACGGGCTGTTCAACTCGGACAACGTGATCGTGGCCCCCGGTGTCTCCAACGGCGCCCACCACTTCCACGACTACATCGGCAACCAGTCCAACACCGCTTTCGCGAGCGACGAGGACCTGGCCAACGCCGACACCAGCTGCGTGGACAAGAGTGACAAGTCGACGTACTACTGGCCGGTGCTGCGTCTGCAGAACGGCAAGCAGGAGCAGGACGCGAACAAGCCCGGCGGCGGTATCGAGGGCAACGCCGGCGAGATCGTCCAGCCCAAGGAGGTGACGCTGAACTTCGTGGGCAACCCGCAGAGCAAGGTCACCGAGATGCCGCGTCTCCTGCGCATCATCACCGGCGACGCCAAGGCGTTCGTCAACGGCCCGGCCAACGCCAACGCCTCCTGGAGCTGCACCGGTTTCGAGGACCGGCAGCTGAAGGACAAGTACCCGCTGTGCCCGCAGGGCAGTGACGTGGTGCGCTCCTTCAAGTTCCAGAGCTGCTGGGACGGTCAGAACATCGACAGCGCCAACCACCGCGCCCACGTGGCGTTCGCCGCGGCCGACGGCAGCTGCGGCAACGGCTTCAAGGCCATCCCGCAGCTGGTGCAGCGGATCGTCTACGACGTCGACGCGCCCAGCCTGCAGGACGGCGGCAGGACCACCCCGCTGTTCGCGGTGGACTCCTTCCCGGAGCAGCTGCACAAGCCCGTCACCGACCACGGCGACTTCATCAACGTCTTCGACGAGAAGCTGATGAGCGAGATGGTCGACTGCATCAACGAAGGCCGCACCTGCGGCGTCGGCGCCGGTGACGGCGGCGGCGACCCGGGCCAGGAGGAGCCGACCGAGGCACCCACCACCCCGCCCGCCGACAACGGCGGCAACGGTGGCGGCAACGGTGACGGCGGCGGCCAGGGCGACGACGAGACGCAGCCGCCGGCCACGGAGGAGCCCGCCACCGAGGCGCCCACCACCCCGCCGGCCGACAACGGCGGCGACGACGGCAAGGGTGACGACGGCCAGGACAACGGTGGCCAGGACAACGGCGGCGGTCAGAACGACGGCGGCGGCAAGAACGACGACGGCGGGAACGGCGGCGCCGGCGCCGGGCAGCCGCAGGACGACGAGCCCACCGTGTCCAGCACGGTGGCGCCCAAGTCCAGCGGTGAGCCGGACGCAGGGAACGACGAGGGCGGCGACGAGGCGGACGCCATCGGCACCCCCGCGCAGACCCAGCCCCCGACCAGCGACACCGACTCCCTGACGGGTGGTGCGCGGGCCCAGGCGGTCGGCGGCGACCTCGCCGAGACCGGCACCTCGCTGTGGCCGGCCGCGGGCGGAGCCGTTCTGCTGATCGCCGGGTTCGTGGTGCTCATGCGCACCAGGCGGCACGCCCGTTGA
- a CDS encoding YqjF family protein, whose protein sequence is MVEPSAVSPDAPSRVRSPLLTQRWLDLAFLHWAVDPAAVAGLLPRGTVPDTYDGATYVGLVAFRMHRVGWLGLPGVPYLGTFPETNVRLYSVDAHGRRGVVFRSMDAARLIPVVMGRVGFRLPYLWSRMAVRRAGDTVTYTSSRRWPGPRGAYSRLTVRVGERIAEPTGLEHFLTARWGMHNAFFGASGPSAYLPNDHPRWPLHRAEAVLREENLITAAGLPAPEGDPVSVLYSPGVPVRLGRPARPAGLPTP, encoded by the coding sequence GTGGTCGAGCCGTCAGCCGTCTCCCCGGACGCCCCCTCCCGTGTCCGCAGCCCGCTGCTCACCCAGCGCTGGCTCGATCTCGCCTTCCTGCACTGGGCGGTCGACCCGGCGGCGGTGGCCGGGCTGCTGCCGCGCGGCACCGTCCCCGACACCTACGACGGGGCGACCTACGTCGGTCTGGTCGCGTTCCGGATGCACCGGGTCGGCTGGCTGGGGCTGCCCGGGGTGCCGTATCTGGGGACGTTCCCCGAGACCAATGTGCGGCTGTACTCGGTCGACGCGCACGGGCGGCGCGGGGTGGTGTTCCGCTCCATGGACGCCGCCCGGCTGATCCCGGTGGTCATGGGGCGCGTCGGCTTCCGGCTGCCGTATCTCTGGTCCCGGATGGCCGTGCGCCGGGCGGGCGACACGGTGACGTACACGAGCTCCCGCAGATGGCCGGGGCCGCGGGGCGCGTACAGCCGGCTCACCGTGCGGGTCGGGGAGCGGATCGCGGAGCCGACGGGGCTCGAGCACTTCCTCACCGCCCGCTGGGGCATGCACAACGCCTTCTTCGGCGCGTCCGGCCCCTCCGCGTATCTGCCCAACGACCATCCGCGCTGGCCGCTGCACCGCGCCGAGGCGGTGCTCCGCGAGGAGAACCTGATCACGGCGGCCGGTCTGCCCGCGCCCGAGGGCGATCCGGTCAGCGTGCTGTACTCCCCCGGGGTGCCCGTACGGCTGGGGCGTCCCGCGCGCCCGGCGGGCCTTCCCACGCCCTGA
- a CDS encoding cytidine deaminase family protein, whose translation MSAEDIRVDHALVEAAGRVAREACRGDNHTVAAAARARDGRIVTGVNAYHFTGGPCAELVVIGAAAAQGAYELDTIVAVGDRDRGVVPPCGRCRQVLFDYFPSLDVVVGSEEGLRTVPVRELLPATYVWADHQLDAG comes from the coding sequence ATGAGCGCCGAGGACATCCGCGTCGACCACGCACTCGTCGAGGCCGCGGGCCGCGTCGCCCGCGAGGCGTGCCGGGGCGACAACCACACGGTGGCCGCCGCCGCACGCGCCCGGGACGGCCGGATCGTCACCGGCGTCAACGCCTACCACTTCACGGGCGGTCCGTGCGCCGAGCTCGTCGTCATCGGCGCGGCCGCCGCGCAAGGCGCCTACGAGCTGGACACGATCGTCGCCGTCGGCGACCGCGACCGCGGTGTCGTCCCGCCCTGCGGGCGCTGCCGTCAGGTCCTGTTCGACTACTTCCCGTCCCTCGACGTCGTCGTCGGCTCCGAGGAGGGCCTGCGGACCGTGCCCGTACGGGAGTTGCTGCCCGCGACCTACGTCTGGGCGGACCACCAGCTCGACGCCGGCTAG